In a genomic window of Glaciimonas sp. PCH181:
- a CDS encoding ABC transporter permease, producing the protein MLTFIARRLLQMIPVILGVSLATFLLSQILPGDPTGALLGAGATEADRQQLRLAMGLDHPLWMQYLHYLWKLLHGDLGQSLTFAQPVSEVLSDTLFNTALLSVSAIFLSSIVGIAIGSWAALKPGSARDRTLSICVLILNSMPSFWLGLLLIMVFGLYAGVLPVGGMSSFDDGSIVDIAKHMVLPTITLAAWSVAIIASMTRSALLDVIGSDYIRTARSRGIGELSIVLRHALPNAMPAIITVIGLQMGFMLSGAVLTESVFSWPGVGLAMYQAISTRDIPLIQGGILMLALSFVIINFIVDVLYAYFNPKIELA; encoded by the coding sequence ATGCTAACCTTCATAGCACGTCGGCTGCTGCAGATGATCCCGGTCATTCTCGGGGTTTCGCTTGCAACCTTCCTTTTATCTCAAATTCTTCCCGGCGATCCTACCGGCGCGCTACTTGGGGCTGGTGCCACTGAAGCAGATCGGCAGCAACTACGATTAGCAATGGGTCTGGACCATCCGCTCTGGATGCAGTATCTGCATTATTTATGGAAGCTTCTGCATGGCGATCTCGGCCAGTCGTTAACGTTTGCCCAGCCTGTCTCCGAGGTGCTGTCAGACACTTTGTTCAACACCGCGTTGTTGTCGGTTTCAGCAATCTTTCTTTCTTCGATTGTTGGCATCGCCATCGGTAGTTGGGCGGCTTTGAAGCCGGGTTCGGCCAGAGATCGCACGCTTTCTATTTGTGTATTGATATTGAACAGCATGCCGTCATTCTGGCTAGGGCTGCTATTAATCATGGTGTTTGGTTTGTATGCCGGGGTGTTGCCGGTTGGAGGCATGTCTTCTTTTGACGATGGCAGCATAGTAGACATCGCTAAGCACATGGTGCTGCCGACTATTACGCTTGCCGCATGGTCGGTCGCCATCATCGCCAGCATGACACGCTCCGCTTTGCTGGATGTAATCGGAAGCGATTACATTCGTACCGCTCGCAGTCGCGGCATCGGCGAACTCTCGATTGTGCTACGACATGCGCTGCCAAATGCCATGCCAGCGATCATTACCGTCATCGGTTTGCAAATGGGATTTATGCTCAGCGGTGCTGTATTAACCGAGTCCGTTTTTTCCTGGCCAGGTGTCGGATTGGCGATGTATCAGGCCATTTCCACACGCGACATTCCGCTGATTCAAGGTGGAATTCTCATGCTCGCGCTCTCATTCGTGATAATCAATTTCATCGTGGACGTGCTCTATGCTTACTTCAATCCAAAAATCGAACTCGCCTGA
- a CDS encoding ABC transporter permease yields the protein MPVSAHPISARFAVPVFVRRVLGNPPLFLGILIVGGIILVAMFADFITPADPIVADPLIRYLRPFSAGHFLGTDEIGRDILSRLIYGSRLALLVAVVPTLIAMFIGGCIGLISGYVGGVWDTIVMRIFDVMFAFPGILLALGISAALGPGLSSMVIAMMVVTIPAFGRITRGMVLGVKEELYVESGRTLGYSQIRIMLRHVLPNVVGPVIVYGTLQTGRNVILAASLSFLGLGAQPPTADWGQMLSSGRAALATAPFVATIPGLAIVLLAIGFNLIGDGARDLLDPRRQRGLK from the coding sequence ATGCCTGTGAGCGCGCATCCTATTTCAGCTAGGTTTGCTGTACCTGTGTTCGTCCGCCGTGTGTTGGGTAATCCACCACTTTTTCTGGGCATTCTTATCGTCGGCGGCATCATTCTGGTGGCGATGTTTGCTGATTTTATTACGCCCGCCGATCCGATTGTCGCTGATCCATTGATCCGTTATCTACGCCCCTTTTCTGCGGGGCATTTCTTAGGAACGGATGAAATCGGTCGGGACATCCTGAGCAGACTTATTTATGGTTCCCGACTAGCACTTTTAGTCGCCGTTGTTCCCACTTTAATTGCGATGTTTATCGGTGGCTGCATCGGCCTGATTAGCGGCTATGTGGGAGGCGTCTGGGACACCATCGTCATGCGTATATTTGATGTGATGTTTGCGTTTCCAGGCATTCTGTTAGCCCTCGGCATCAGCGCAGCACTTGGCCCTGGATTGAGTTCTATGGTGATTGCGATGATGGTTGTCACCATTCCCGCGTTTGGACGGATTACGCGCGGTATGGTGCTGGGAGTGAAAGAAGAGTTATACGTCGAATCAGGGCGAACATTGGGCTATAGCCAGATTCGCATTATGTTAAGACACGTTCTGCCGAACGTAGTGGGTCCCGTCATCGTATACGGCACCCTGCAGACTGGCCGAAACGTGATTTTGGCGGCCAGCCTGAGTTTTCTGGGGCTGGGCGCGCAACCGCCGACAGCTGATTGGGGTCAGATGTTAAGTAGCGGACGCGCAGCGCTTGCCACAGCACCGTTCGTAGCAACTATTCCTGGGCTTGCAATTGTTTTGCTAGCCATTGGTTTTAATCTCATTGGCGATGGTGCGCGTGATCTGTTGGATCCACGTCGCCAGCGCGGTCTGAAGTAA